A segment of the Catharus ustulatus isolate bCatUst1 chromosome 21, bCatUst1.pri.v2, whole genome shotgun sequence genome:
ttgtttgcatttcatttattGTGTTATGACAGGGCATGGTTACATGTGtggacaggggagaggaaaCGCCTCTAACGTGAACATGTGCACAAGACCAGGGTTTGTCCACAAAGCTTACTGAGACACTGCAGCCACTGAACAGAACATGCTGGTGGCCTGTCACACAACACAACTCCCTCTCATGTTTACATGCACGACCGAAATAACTCAGAACCTGCTCCCACAGAAGATACACTTCAAAAGATCGTTTTGTTTCCCCTTTGGCACACAGGGAAGTGCTCATGAGGGAAATACCCACACATAAACCTGACCATGCCTGTAACAAGCAGTAACAGGAAAGTGCACGGTAGACTTTGTACACACCCAACCCCTCAGGTAGCTGAtcaataaaaccccaaatggGCTGGTGTActcacagcaaaataaaatgaactgACATAAAAAACTATTGTCTCAGATTTTAGAGCCAGCCAGATTCTGAAGCATTCAGGCCAGACTTCTAGACTCAGAGCAAGAACTTGGAACAGCACTTCTGAAACTTGAAGGAAAGTGTGATACAGACAGGAGTAAGAGCTACTGCTTTTTGCTAACTGTAAGTACCATTATCTCATATTAATAACTGAAAAGACTCTTTATTCATATCACATTAAGTGGAAGAAACAGCCAAAGACACAGACTGCATCACAGGGCGCTTGATGCTCTCAATGAAACTAAAATGACCTTTGACAAAGCACAAACACACTTCTGCAAACACACATCATTACTGTGTTACCGTGTCACAGAATCAGGCTATGAGACCTCTATGCCTAAGCCATTGTTAGTCAGACAGAAATGCCTGGTTTTCAAAATTAGCATTGAAACTGTGATTACCCAACAGCACACAGCTGAATTTCACACGAGTGCATATAGCTAAGATCTGtaaaaaaatgaaggcaaaTGTTATGATGCAACAAACAGGACTAAACTTATCAAATACAGGTGCAAAACATTGGTATGACAGAAAAACCCCCCACTagtagaagaaagaaatttataaaaattcaGAACTTGATAAAACTAAAAGCAAGTCCTTTTCACGGGACTATCCAGTTACAAATAAACTACAAGGCAatattgtttgtttctttctcttttacaaATTCTCTGTTTGCAAGAGACAATTTTAAAGGTTCCTTGattagtttttgtttgttgtgtgtCCTTAAATGTCACAGACTTGAGTATGAAAACACACCTTTTTCTGTTGGAAGCAAAGTTTGGGCAAGGAAGGAGATGATTTCACCATGAATGGTCCAGGAGCTGGATGGGAACAACTGACTTGCTGAATAAATACAAACACCCCCTTCCTCAGCTGTTGTCACCAACACCTTGGCTCAGGCTTCAGCTTATTGCAGAATCAGTAATAGTCTGAAAGTCAGCAGTGCCTGCCcttaaaacaaggaaaataaaacatcattgAGGGACCAGGATATGCTCAGTATACTGGAAGAGAAGCACAGAATAATTTCCCATATTTTGCAGTTTACTTTCAGCTAGGAAACACCTTTTCACTGACAGCAATAGCAACCCTAACAGACCAGGCAGGTTTCCTGCTCCAAGGCTTGTCTTGGATCACCAGCCACCTGTTTGTGCTTCTCTCCCTCAGATAGGGATCAGGAACTGGAGTTGCATCTAGAATTTCACTAGCCAGGAGCTTTTTGTGGAGTCTGACTCCACAACTGCCCAGCTATCAATCATAGTCGATTTTAACTTTTGTAATAGTGTCCAGGTTTGGCTTTTCgctgctgctccttccatgAACAGAAGTCAAATGCTTTTTAAGAGCAGACTTGTGTTTGAAGTCCATGTCACAGCAGTGGCACTTGTAGGGCCTGTCCCCGCTGTGGATGTTGAGGTGATCCTGGAGCGTGCTCTTGGCTGTGAAGGTCTTCAAGCACACCATGCACTGGAAGGGCCGGATCCCCATGTGCCCCCGGATGTGCCTGTTGAGATTCTTTTTTTGCGTGAATGTTTTGCCACATTGCAAACACAGGAAGAGTTTGTGCATTTTCAGATGTCTGAGATAGTTCTCGAGGTGCACAAAGCCCCTCGGACACTTTGGACACTGGTGCCGCCATGAGCTGCCAGAATCCTCCAGGCTCTGGAACCCATTCGTCCCACTGGAAGTTCCTTCTGGATTGTCACCAACAAAAGCCTGAAAGTGATTTCCTGACATTTCTGTATTCCTGCTTTCAACTGTAGAGTTTATCAAGGAGTGCTGGGTTTCTGGGAAATATAAATTTGTTTTAGAGGAAGTGCAAGGCTGAGGAAAATGATCATTTTCTACATTTGCCACATTCATGGAATCCATTCTGAAGATACAGATTTCATCATCCTTATATCCGATTTCCACTGTTGATATTTCTGGGGATTTTGTGTCCTTCCTTTCCGACACCAAGCTCTGTTCTGCAGGGTGTGGgtcctccccctcctcctgttTCACGGGGTATTCTTCGTTCTCTGGGCTGTCTTCAGAGATCTCGATTATTTCACAATCTTTATCTAAAACCTCATCCCCGCTCCTTAGTTCAGCATCTGAGGAGTGGCACCCCTCGGCAGCCTGGGTACCGCTCTCCATGGAAGCGTCGATCTCCAAGTACTTGGACAAGGCCTCGGTGCATTTCTCCACGATGTGAACCATCTGCAGGTAACTGGCGGCCGTCAGGTacttcagcagctccttcttCTTGACTTCCAGCGCGCCCGTGtagcaggacagcagcagcttcctgccCACCTCGGCGCTCTGCAGGATGGTGATCCGAACCTGCCTGGACTGGTTGAGCAGGAACTGATCCCGCATGAAGGTGGAGCAGGCGGCGAAGATCACCTTGTGCCCCTGGAACTCGGTGTCGTTGATGTAGATGGACACGTCGCAGAAGAGGTTCTGCTGCCGCAGGAGGTTCATCTTTTGCAGCACGGCATCGCCCTGCTGCTCGAACTGGAAGTGCAGCACCTCCGAGTCCGCCGCCATGGCGGGACCCACCGGAGCGTCTCGCCGGGCTCAGTCCCCCCCCGCCGCCGGCAGGACCCGCTGTCCCGGGGCTCCCGGGCTGCCCGCCGCGATCCCGCTCCGCCCCGCTCGCTCccggccgctccccgccgccggaGCCGCTCCGCCGTCGGTGCCGCAGCGCCCCGGAACCGCTTCCCCGCCCGCCCCTtccgcccgcccgcccccggcgcgaCGCGACCTCGGTGGAAATGAGAGGCGGCGGCAGACAGAGTTAGCAGCACGTTTATTAGAAGACTTGGCACTGCTACAGCGGCTGCCGCTGGGGGAAACCGCACCGGCACCGGGGCGCGCCTCGCCCGCCGTTCGGTAGAGGTAGCGACGTGTCCGCCCCCGTAAGGCATCCCGGGGAGCGGCTACCGGGGCTCCTCTCGCCATCAGCCGGGACGCGCCGGGGAACGGCGAACCGCCGCCCCGAAGAGCTGCTGGCTTCTTCTCGGCCACGGGACATCGCCCGGCAGCCGCCGACCCGCCTGCTTTGGTTATCACACGTAGTGTAAGACTTTTGCCCAGTCAGTGAAGAGGTAGCTAATGCTCAGTCCATCGATTATACAATCTCAAAGGAAAGGCGTCCGTCCTGCCTTCTCACCCCTTACCAAGTCGGGAGGCACCACCGTGTCCCcgtctttgtttttaaaaattaacatttaacGTGATTTTAGAGTTTTCTCAACAGTTTCAGTTTCTATCACATTTTGACTCTCCCTCCTTTTATTCCTCCCAGTGACTTGAAAACCATAATCAGCCCCACACAATTAATTTCTACGTTATTTCAACAAAAGTTCAGCGGCAGCTAAGTTTTGCCAAAAAAGCTAGGGGAGAGAAAGACTGACACTTCAAATTCATCAGTTACTAACTTGCAAAACATgtcttctaaaagaaaaataaattaaggaaAGACTCATCCCTGATCTATGCAGGAGGCTGTGCAGTTGCAGTATGTGCTGCAGGAACACATGCTACACAAGCTACCATCACTCAGAGAAGTGGTGAGCCCAAACCTCTGGCAAACCTAAATTCTAAAAATTCCTTCTtctatataatataaataaataaaatgccaacattaaaaaaaaatcctaatataTTGAGGAgttattaaaatacttttgtaatagacttcagttatttttaagaTATGCAGGAAGTTGTACAGCACATTAAATCGTGAGACTATCCACTTACCAGCAAATGGTATTCTACACAGTAACACACAGATTATGATAACTGCCATAGTCCTCATCTGAATATGCAGCATCAGTAGCAACAACCAATGGATCTAATCTTTCACTACTCGAGACATTGCAATGAAGACAACATTTTACATACATGGACAATTAAGTTCACCTTACTCTATAATTGAGCTGCCTCTGCATATTCCATTTATCATAATTCTCACTCCATTTTAATCTGTAATTCAGAGAAGCAGCATTAGccagattttgcttttctaataCCTCTTCTATAGTCTTCACTTGCCTTTCCATACAGGGGCAAATTTTAGATGAACTCTACCACCAGCACACTTTGCATCGGCGTATTGCCCTCAGAGCTCCAGTGTTTCTGGAGTCACGCAGCCATCTCCTGCATAAATCTTTTGGTCTGCACCCTTTTGCCAGGCCAAAAGCACAGATATTAGTAAAAGTCACTTTTCATCCAACAGGTGTGTccattttcagtgaagaaagttttctgcatttctgcttttttcctatttatttgtGCCGTGCTCTTGCCAAACGACCACAGCAGCCTTTAATTGAGCAGCCCAGCAGTCTTGGCCTTCTCAGACGTCCAAATCACCACAGCACAGGGTGGACTGAACACCTATGTATCTTGACCAaatgatgtttttgttttgtttcttaggAAAACCCTTTGTCTCTTCACATCAGCTTCAAGTCACCCACAGCTACTTCAACAAGCTGTATTCTCCTTACAGTAATGTTACAGCTTCATAAttccacaaaaaccaaaactttccAGATAGACAAAACTTTCAATACTGTCCATTTTGCTGCCACGTTTTCTAGCATTTGTGCAGTTTTACTCCTTTTTGTGGCAGAagaccattttcttttttgtgtccATATTCATATTGCCTTGGATTGTTCACTAGTACCTTACAGCACGTTGACCTGGCTCTGCAAGCTCTTATTCTCCATGTCTATCTTCATTTTGACATAGCACTATAACTTATTTCCATTTAGTGAGTAACAGATTATCAAAATGTTTGAACAATACAGAAGATTCTGTCTGAAAACAGAATGCAAGTGTCAGATGCAACTGTTATGGTAAAATTTAGTTCAAAACAACTCTTAAAGTGGGTGGCTTCAAGAGGGAAAACAGTTCTTCCCACACCTATCTTCTACCCCAGCAACCtgaacaataattaaaaaagttTCAAATAGTTAGACTTTAGGCCTAAATATATTTGCTACAACTTGAAAGATGAATGCCCTGATGTAATTTCCATTGCTTACTTCATAGCTGTCCATGTAAGAGTTCATGTAACAGTCAAGTACAGTAGTTCAAGAACTCAATTGCAAAAACTGATTCACAGAATCAccttctttttctgcttcaaaGTATGTGGATCTCTGAAAACGTTCTGCAACATTAACATGTTCTAACGTCCGTCAGTGAAATGTCTGCGTAAGGAAATCCTGACTcctacacacacacagctgaagAGCAAGACCAACTTTTGATAACGACATACACAACGCTTGTTGCTCTAGCACACCTTTGGTCATACCTGTTTAACATTTTTAACCACACAATAGCAGCCTTTCACCCCCACCCCTCATTCAAGCACAGTACTACATTTAGGTAGGAAGCATAATCTCAGCCTCACGGCAAGCCTTGTGGAAAAGAGCTGCATTGGAAGAAATCCTTATTCCAAACACAAACAGCAGTTCTCTGCTGAGGATCAGCCATTTGATTATTAGTCTATGCTACACTTCAGTACTAACAGTGCTGTTCTACTGGGAATGGTGTGCCTCATAAATTAAGCTTCTTTCAGCCTGCCTGGGATGCGGTAATTCCACGGCACTTTTGAGAAGCAGCATGGTataatcccagaatcccaattAACATGCCATTCCCGCTACATCTGATGTTTAAGGCGGTATACAAGAGGTATTGCTGAGTACAGTCAATAGCTGATATATTAACCTATAGAAATTGTGCTACCTATACCTCATCCTAGGATCTGTAAAACACTAATGGTCACTTCAAAAAAGTTCAAGAAATCAAAAAATTTTGTTAAGTTCTTATAGCAGGTATTTCTGTTTAAAGTTAAGTGACATGTGGCCCTTGTTAGACATCAAGGAGAGACATACGAGAactaaggggggaaaaaagaaaaaaaaaataaaaataatggagtTTGTTACACATTGCAGCTTTAAAAAGATT
Coding sequences within it:
- the ZBTB6 gene encoding zinc finger and BTB domain-containing protein 6, giving the protein MAADSEVLHFQFEQQGDAVLQKMNLLRQQNLFCDVSIYINDTEFQGHKVIFAACSTFMRDQFLLNQSRQVRITILQSAEVGRKLLLSCYTGALEVKKKELLKYLTAASYLQMVHIVEKCTEALSKYLEIDASMESGTQAAEGCHSSDAELRSGDEVLDKDCEIIEISEDSPENEEYPVKQEEGEDPHPAEQSLVSERKDTKSPEISTVEIGYKDDEICIFRMDSMNVANVENDHFPQPCTSSKTNLYFPETQHSLINSTVESRNTEMSGNHFQAFVGDNPEGTSSGTNGFQSLEDSGSSWRHQCPKCPRGFVHLENYLRHLKMHKLFLCLQCGKTFTQKKNLNRHIRGHMGIRPFQCMVCLKTFTAKSTLQDHLNIHSGDRPYKCHCCDMDFKHKSALKKHLTSVHGRSSSEKPNLDTITKVKIDYD